The Moorena producens PAL-8-15-08-1 genomic interval AACTCGTCTAATTGTGGGAGAGTTAAGGCTTCCATTTTCCGGGATATATCTAAAGGAATATCTCCAAATCGCAGGTTAAGGATGCGCTCTAAACTCCGTAGACGTTCTTGTTGGATTCCTTCTTGTAAAATTTCCTGATACCAGGGTGATTCACGTAATACTGTCATATCCCACCTCATGATTTGTTGAATTAACGGTATCTCTAAGACGAAGCTAGCGAAAAAAGCTAACAATGGTTCTAGTTGGTTCAAAGTTTGATCTGCTCTTAGGGCCTGGACGGCTGAGCGCAATTTAGATTCACTAGCACCTCCTTTTAAAATTGGTACAAATGGGAATAGGGGAGCTAATGGTTGTCCTAATACTAATTCAGCCTCTACTTCCCATAAATTAATTACCCGATAATCTTGATGTGCCTTTAGTCCCATAAATTCACTGTCGTAACAGTCTTCAATGGTGACGGTGGCTGGGGGCGGCAAGATGTTAATTAATACTGGATAAGTGGATAGGTTATATTTCTCCTCCGCTAAAGCGACATAATTGCGCATGCGCTTAGGCATGGCCTGACTATAGCGCAGTTGTAATTCATTGAGAATCAAAAATTCTTGATGTTCAGGACTAGAGGCTTTGACAATTACGTCGCTTTCCCGACTAATCCACTGGAATTCAGCATCGAGTAACTCCGATGCTCGCACTTGGGGATTATCGGTTACCCATTGCACCCAGGCATTGGGGGCGAGACTGATTAGACGTTTGCTACCAATATCTGCTGGTTTTGCCATAGACTATTGACTGAATTAAGACTAATTACTGAAGAACGCCCACTCTACTTTGCAGAGCTGTTTCTGGGGTCAGACTAAAATTTGATTGCTGGGGAGCTGGGTCTCCCAAACTTCCCACACTCCCTGCTCCTTAAGATTCTTCTTCTATAGGCTCGTCGTCTATAGGCTCGTCGTCTATAGGCTGGCCGTCTATAGGCTGACCAATATCGAAGATAATGATAAATTTCCCATCAGGCATCAGTCGTTTCAGAGCCTGCAAGTGACCTTGACCAAAGGTCACGCTACGCGAACCGCATCAGAACGGTTGCGGAAACGAGCAACAACCACCCGCTGCATTTCGGGCAACAGCCGAACAACTACCCATGGGTGTAGGCGTTGAGAGTACGACATAAAATATTAGGTATCTCCTTAACTGGGGGTCTAGAGCCAGCCTGGGGTCCTGGAGAAACTGTCGGCTGGCTTTTACCGTGGAACGTTTTAGCGCCCACGGTAATTTTATTATAACACAAATAATCTTTTATGATAACATATTTTGAAAACTTTTGTAACAAATTTTTTAGGGAGTAGGGAGTAGGGAGTAGGGAGTAGGGAGTAGGGAATCGGGAATCGGGAATCGGGAACAGGGAACAGGGAACAGGGAACAGGGGTAGGCTCGTCGGAAAAAATTCTGTTTACCTCACTTGTGATGAGAATTGCGATCAGCAGTGCAATTTATTAATTAACTAGTTTAGTTTGGTTGACTATGTGCGATGAGACCTTGGAGCCGCTACCCGATTGACTTTGATCAGGCTACGCGATGCTCCTTTGGAGCCGCTGCGCGATTGACCAAAGGTCACGCTACGCGAACGCATCCACCGACGGTATCCTAAACTCTTTTGTTTATTCCCGATTCTAAATTCTAAATTCTAAATTCTAAATTCCCTTACATTGTCAATTTTTATTTTTTATAATAGACATCTCCAAAAACTCAAAAAATGCTTTTTTTTATGTTATATTAAAATTTAATAAGTCTTTTATTTAAAAAAATGATTCCAATTGTTAGCTATATTAAACGTAATCCAAAGTCAATAAATAGATTGAGATTATTAAGTGATAAACACCTTAATGAACTAATTTAAAACGCCCAAAAATACCACCATAAAAAAAATTCATAAATCGCTAAAACAGAAATTAGATTGATTAAAGCTTGTGGTGGAATAAAATCCCTATTAAATACAGAGGAGCAAATCATTTTAACCTGTCTTGAAGACAAATAAACTATCGCTCAAAGCACCATAAACACCCTTGGTACTTGCTAACGAATTTATCTACTCTCCAGAAAAATTTAGCTGTTTATCGAGCTAGATGGGGAATTGAAACAATGTTTAAATCTTGTCAGACAGGAGGCTATAATTTAGAACAAAATCGGGTCAAATATACTCGTTTACTTGCTCTTGTTTTGGTCATTGATGCATGCTTATACTCTCTCTACTTTTAGAGGACATTCATTAGGATATACTTCCCTTTATGTTTATGTTACTACTACTCATAAAAACCAGCAACAACTTGAGCCACACCAAGTGTTATTTTAAGATCGGACTATTGACTTATGCCTGGGTTAATGCCATGACTTTATGGTCTGAACTTACCCACACTTTAATGAGTATCAAGTCTAATAAATATCTCTATTTTCAGCGAGGCTTGAAGGCTATATAGCAACTACAGCAACAGTTAGATCTGTATTGTCATCCTTAAAGCTAAAGTTCAAAACTATACCTACTTGTGTCTAAAACATTACGCAATCACCAACGCCACATTTTGAAAAAATTTTGCAGGTTTTAGTGTTTGAAGCAGTAAAAAAGTTACTGAAAAACTAATCGTTACAATATATACCCTGTATCCTTTTTAGCCGTTTAGTAGCGTTTAACAAAAAATCCTAATTTTGCAAGAACTGACTACTTCCTGCAAAATCAGGAAATTCAACTTTTTGTCTAGCTATTTATTTAGGAAATTGATATTACCCGATAGACCCATGTTTGAAAATAGATAGGCACTTGATCCACATGTTCTGCTTGATATTTATCTCCCAGCTCTGTTAATTTCCAATTTTCTTGTGCTTCTAAATTTGCCATTTTGTCTTTAAAATCGCTGCTTTCGTAGAAATCGGGGCGTAGGGTAAAAATAATGTATCCTCCCGGTTTAGTAACACGAATCAATTCATCAAAAGAATGGCTCGGAGCATGTCCGTAAGTAAATACCCCACAAGCAGTAACGGCGTCAAAAGTAGCACTGGGAAAATCTAAAGGTTCACCCAATACCATAAGGCGCAATTCAGTGTAGATATTTTTCCTTTGTGCCTCAGTAAGCATCCCTTCAGACATATCGATTCCTACTAGGTTGTGAAAGCCTTCCTCTTGCAGCCATTGACCGACTACACCCGTACCTGCTCCCACATCTAAAATTTGAGCATTTCTAGGGACGTACTTAATTGTTAAATCGACAATAGGTTCGCGGTTAAGACGACCAAAATTTTCATTTAAATCTTGTTCGTAATCCTTGGCCCATTGGTTATAGCGATCACTGAGTTCGTGATTATTTTTTGAACTATAGACCCACTGAACTTTATTTGACACATTCATGATTGTTATCAACCCTTACTAAAATGAAACATTTAATAACTATACTGCACTCCAGATCTATGGGTATTTAAGATAGATAATGCTTCAATGGCAGGATGTTGGAGATATTTCAAATTTAGAAGTGACCTCAAATAATCCCATTCAACGGCAGCAGTTTCAAGATATCGAAATCCCGTACTAGGATCGAAAGATTTTCGTCCATGAAGCATCCGTGAGTTGTTAAACAGCAAACAATCTCCAGCCTGGATTCGGAAGTTGTATTGGTACTTTTGACTTCTCACATAGCCCATAAAAACTGACAAAGCCTCGTAAAAGCGCTGAATCTGATCAAATGGCAAGTTGATATTCATATTTTTGTATGAGTAGTAAATGCTAACTACCTCATCCTGGCGATTTAACTGAATGATAGGCTTCTTGCTCCGCATTAAGTAAGACCCGCAATCAAAGTAATGCCAATAATCCACCAGTATCTCCGTCAAGGCTGAGAAATGCTCTGGCTCTTCTCGACGCAGATCCTCTGCCATCTTAAAACCATCAATCAGGATAGATTCACCTCCACTGGTTGTATTATCAACACAATAAAGTGCCCCAACAATTGGAGATGCATCGCACGAAACTATGTCATTGTGGGGTATTAACTCATTAGATAAAGATCCCAAGTCTGAGCAAGCATACTCCGATGATGGACGAACAGATTTAAGTATTGAGAACTTACCATCCCTGGCATACTCACGGATTGGTCCAATTAGTGTAAGAAATGATTCAAGAGCCTCGTGAGGTACATTTTTAATTAGGGTAAATCCAAGGACATAAAGCTGATTCATCCATGTTTCTCGATTGCAGTTTCTGAAATCATGCTGTTGTGGAGGATGTGCCCTCAACCAATCCGTATCCCACAAAATATACTCTGGCTCAAAGTTAGGATTAGGTTCAGGGTCATAGGCATGGTTTAGTAGCCATGAAATTGGAAATACACTTTGGTGGGGGGGATATTCTTGCCAATCAATAACTAGGTTTTCACCTTTGAGTGTGGCAGATAGTGGTTTAGGCAAATCAGTACAGGCGCTAATGTCATAAATTTTTTGCCCAGACCAAGGATCGCAACACTGGGGACATAAACAATGATGACGCAACCAAATGTAATGGAAACGCTTGTTTTCAAGCACCAAAAAACTGTCTTGAAGATTAATGCTAGAGGGAGTGCTACTAAGCATATTAGGTATTATTAAAAACTATCATACAACGGTTTGCAATTCAGTCAGGTACAAATTCTTGAGGTGCGATCCGTGGCGAATTTAATTCTTAATGCGGAATATGCATCCAGTTAGTGTATAGCTTTGAGCGTTTTAGATATGAACTGCAACAAGGGTTGTCTATCTTCATTTAGATAGAAGTGTCCTCCTGGAAATGTCTGAACTGAAAATGAGGAATGGGTATACTCACGCCAAGTAATAAGACGATCATAACTAGCTTCCTCATCATCAATACTACCCAGAGCAACAATGGGACAATTCAGAGTCTCTACTTGTTCCTGCCTATAGGTTTGGGCTAACGTCATGTCTGCTCGCAAAACTGGTAAGAACAAGCCCATTAGTTCTTCTTCTTTGAGGACAGCATCTGGAATATTAGGGTAAATATTAGTTAATGTCTCAATGAATTCAGCATCTGGTAATGAATAAAAGGGTGGATATAACTCGGGGGCATTAGGTGCCTGACGACCTGATACAAATAAATAAACTGGATTGACATTTTTGAGTTGTAGTTTTCTTGCTAGTTCATAAGCAATTAGTGAACCCATACTATGACCGAAAATAGCAAATGGCTTATCTACATATTGCAGTAAGACATCCACTAATTTATCTGTTATAATTTCAAGACTTGAGATTGCTTTTTCCCTAATGCGACTTTCTCTTCCAGGTAGCTCAATGGGACAAACTTCTACATTTAACGGCAATTCTTGATGCCAGAGGCGAAAAATCGATGCTCCACCCCCTGCATAGGGTAGGCAAAATAGGCGTAAATCGGCGTTTGGATTAGGCTGAGAGCATTTAATCCAAAGATTAGGAATCTCTAGGACAGGTTTAACCTTAACAGTTTCAACTAGCGTTCCAGTTTTTTGGGATGGTTGGTGTTGATTCACATCGATCCAGTAGCGTTCTCTTTGCCAAGGATAGGTGGGCAAACTTACTGGAGTATACTCAGAATCACGATGAACACCCTCCCAATCAATCCATATACCCTGAACATATAATTGCCCCAAAGCCTGTAATACCCCTTCCCAATCACTTTTGCCCTGCTGGAGTGTCGGTAGCCAGGTGCCATAGCCCAGGGGTAAATACTGTTGTCCCATGCCCAGCAAAATAGGTTTTGGTCCTATCTCCATCAATATATCTACCCCTTGGCTATGGAGGGTTTCTATGGCTGTGGCAAATTGCACCGGCTTGAGCATCTGATCAAGCCAATAGTCTGGGTTAGTTGGTAAAGTGCTTTCTTGAGAACCAGTGACATTCGAGATAAAGTTGAGTCTAGGTTGATGAAAAGTTACCTCTTGCACCAGGTTACGAAAATCCTCCAGCATTGGTTTCGTAAAGGCTGCATGGGTAACAACATCCCTGTTTTGAAGTGTCTGTGCTATTGGTTTTGCCGATGCTGCAGTGGATGCCATTTCTCCGTTAGTGGGCAGTTGCTGCATCAAGCGTCCTCTAGCAACCATGAGTTTCAAGCCGTCTTCTAGGGAGAAAACCCCAGCTACACAAGCTGCTACATATTCCCCTACACTATCGCCTATGACAATGTTTGGTTCAATGCCCCAAGATTTCCACATCTCGGCTAGTGCGTACTCTACAGCAAACAAGGCGGTTTGGTTATAGGCGGTCTGCTCCAACAGAGAACTGTCATCGGTATAGTAGAGTAGTTCCAGTAGCGATCGCTCCTGATTACCAATTGTCTCTAAAATCTCCTGACAACGTTCTAGGGCTTGACGAAATGTCGGTTGTGCTTCATATAATTCCCGCCCCATACCCAGATACTGGGAACCTTGACCAGTGAACAGAAACGCAATTTGAGGTTGACTTTCTCTCTTGCTACCCTGCAACAGATGGGAGTTTTCCATCCCTGCTTGATGGGCTAATAACTGTTCCCGTGCCTGAGCTACTGAGTTGGCTATCACCACCAAACGTTCTTCGAAATGGGTGCGACAATTATTGGTAGTAAAACATGTCTGTGCCCAGTCTAGGTTAGGATGAGTGGCGAAATATTCTGCATAGTTGTGAACCATTTGCTCAAGAGCAGGTTTAGTTTTGGCGCTGAGGGTGAGCAGATGGAGAGGTGGTTGGGCGGTTTGCTCTTTACTTAATGGTGCAACTGCTGGCGCTTCTGAAAGGATCGCATGTATATTGATACCACTAAACCCAAAAGAACTGAGTCCAGCAATCCTAGGTTTATCAGTTGCTGACCAAGGAGTCTGTTCAGTTGTCACTTTTAGTGGCATCTCATCCCAACTTACATAGGGCGTAGGTTCTTTGAAGTGCAAATGAGGGGGAATTAACTCATTTTGTAAGGAAAGAACGATTTTAATCAAACCTGCGACACCGGATGCACCTTCCAAGTGACCGATATTAGTTTTCGCCGAACCCAAGAGCAGAGGTTCTTCTCGTTTGCGAAAAACGCTACCCAAGGCATTGGCTTCAATTGAGTCTCCCCAAGATGTACCTGTACCATGGGCTTCAATATAATTGACTTGCTTTGGTTTAATACCAGCATTGGCGAGTGCTCTGCGAATTACCGCTTGTTGAGAAGACCCGCTAGGTACGGTTAAACCGCTGGTGCGTCCATCCTGTCCATGAGCAGTTCCTCTAATTAAAGCCAGAATTTTGTCCCCATCAGATTGGGCATCGGATAGCCTTTTGAGAACAATCATGCCACACCCTTCGCCACGGGCATAACCATTGGCACTAGCATCAAAGGTTTTACAACGACCATCTGGAGATAACATCCCGGACTTGCAAAGGTTGATCCAGTATTCTGGTGAGCCGTATCGTTGTACCCCTCCAGCCAGGGCTAGATTACAGTCTCCCTGTCGCAAGCTGTTAACTGCCAAGTGAATAGCTGCTAATGAAGATGCACAGCCCGTATCAACCGCTAGACAAGGTCCTGTAAAATCGAAGAAGTAGGAAAGGCGACCTGCTGCTGGGCTGTAGGCATTCCCCGAGCCGACGTAGAGATCTGTTGCTGTAGGATCTTGTTTAGCAAGTTGCCAAGCATAATCATTGGCACATATGCCAACGAATACACCGGTTTGACTACCAGCTAGTTGTTCTGGTACCAGTGAGGCATTTTCGAGTGCTTCCCACGCAACTTCCATCACCAGCCGATGTTGAGGATCTAGACTAGCAGCTTCATCTGGTGAAATCCCGAAAAAATTGGCATCAAAATCTGCGGGAGACTGGTTGAGAAAGGCGGCACGATTTATGTATATCTTACCAGGCTTACCAGGCTCTGGATCGTAGTATGGATCTAGATAGGAATGATGTCCTTCCGGGGCTTCTCCCATGTCATCTACGCCATTGACAAGTAAGTCCCAAAATTCCTCAGGATTATCGGCTGAACCTAAGCGACACCCCATACCAATAATGGCAATAGGCTCACGTTCTTTCTGCTTTAATCGCTCAATTTCGGCTTGTAAATTAGCTATTTTTTGTGACGCTACCTTCATTAATTGAACATAGCGTTGTTCATTTTTTTCACTCATTTGAATAATTCATTAAATACTTGATAGTGTGTTATTCTTAAATGCTTAAAGCCATTGAACATCGACACCAGGATTTTTAGGTCTGGGACCAACGAAAAATTCCTTGACTAATTTACTCTTGTGGATAAGCTTTGGGTTACCTGTAGCTGTCGTAATTTCCTGCAACCACTTATAAGTCAGTGATGAGCTAACTTGTTTGCTAAAGTGCAACTTACCTAAGACAGCTACTATCTCTTTAAAATTGTATTCATTAATAATGCTGCTCAGACTGTAGATCCCACTGATGTCTGCTTCAGTGAGAGGTTCGCGATCAATTGAAATTGTTTCCTTTCCCAGCATCATCACGGATTTATCTTTGAATAAAGCATCGACAGGAACGCCAGGAGGGAAAGCTACAACTAAATGAAAACGTGACTCTGGGGAAAAATTTGCAGCACTGTGAACAGCATAGCCATTGTGAAACCAAATTTCTCCTGGTCCCAGATGGTAGACATGTTTTCCACAAGAATTGAAGCAGCCATTGCTAGTTTTGAGGGGTATATGTAGCCTCACGAAATTAGTCTTAAAGTCTTCTTGATTGTCTAGAGCATCTCGATGAGGAAAAAGAAAGCTACCACTTTTCATTTCAAAAATGTCAGCTACCTTAAGAAACTCTAGACAAAATATATCTGTTACCAATGAAGTAAGGTAAGCAAGTTGATCGCCAATCTCTGTTATTTTAGGGAAACCTTCGTAAGAGTAATACCGTCCATCTTGAGCATTACCCTGGCTATTTAACAAGGGAAATTTTTGCCAACAACCAACCTGATAACCGCTGTAGCCAGTACAAATTGGAAAGGTTTTGAGAAGATCAAGCTCTTTCTCCACTAGATTAAAGTCTATCCTTTTCTTCAGGCAACCAATTTGCTGCGTTTGCATTGGCCTTATTCTCCAATATTAAAATGACAACGACAAAAAATAGATACTAAGTAGTTGGACAAAAGTCTTGGGTGCTGTATAAAGTTTTGTAAATATCGGCTAAAGCTTTTGGGGTAATGGTTACAAGGATTTTACAGTTTTTGAGACAGTACCGTTTATTTATGTCCGACTACTTATTTGCTCCAACTAATTTAATCAACCCATTGCACACCTAATTGTGCTGCAAATTGTTTAGCAATTTCTTCTGCGTCATCACTGTCTCCTAGGGGCTCGAATGTGGATACTGTTGTGTCTGTAGGGAAGGACTGTTCAGAGGCAAATATCTCGTCTTCATCCTCCTCTTCTATAAACTCTACCATCAGATAATCCACCAATTTTTTAACCGTGGGATAGTCAAAAGTGAGTGTGGCGGGTAAACGACAGCCCAAGCTATTTTGCAAATTATTTCTCAACTCTACTGATGTCAGAGAACTCATCCCTAAATCGAAAAATCCTTCCTTAACAGAAAATGCCTTCTTTTTCTGGTAGCCCAAGACTTTAGATACTTGAGATTGGATATGAGTTACTAAAAGTTCATAGCGCTGCTCTTTTTCAGCCGCTTTGATTTGTTCCAAGATACTAACTGAGGTTTGCTCTGGCGCTTGCTTTTGGTCAGTAGTTTTCTGGAGGTAAGTAAAGAAAGTACTCTCAACAGGATACTTTGACCAATCAATGGGCATTGCACCAACTTGAGGTACTTTGCTGTTCAACAATTTGGCAAATAGATACATTCCTTGATTAGGCGAGATCATACCAAAACCGATGGCATCCCAACGACTTTGCAGATTCGCATCCAATCGAGTTGCCATCCCAGAAGTAGACCAAGGTCCCCAGTTAATACTAACAGCAGGTAATCCCAATCCTTGTCGGTGATGACATAGTGCATCCATAAAACCATTAGCGGCAGCATAATTTCCTTGACCTATTGTGCCTAGAACCGAGGTCATAGAGGAAAAGCAGACAAAAAAGTCCAATGGCATTTCTTTGGTCAGTTGGTGTAAGTTCCAAGCACCTTGAACCTTGGGAGCCATTACTTTGGCAAAGCGTTTCTGGGTTTGGTCTCTGAGCATTCCATCATCTAAAACACCTGCGACATGAACTACCCCTCGTAAAGGAATGTCAGTTTCGGCTATTAGTGTCGTGACGCTATCGGCTTGGGAAATATCAGCTTTAATAATTTTCACCAACGCCCCTTTCTCTTCTAACTGCCTAACTCCTGCTTGTGCTTCTTTTGATACTGCTCCTTTCCGTCCTACTAACAGCAGGTGACGTGCACCTTGTTCCACCAAGTAATTTGCCACTTGCAGCCCCAATGCACCTAAGCCACCCGTGATTAAATAACGGCCTGATGAATTAATTTCTGCTGGTTGAGCAATATTTTTAGCATCAGCACGTTTCAATCGAGGAACATAACGCTCTCCATCCCGAAAAGCGACTTGCTCTTCTGGTTCTGGGAAGAGGATTTCTTCGAGCAGCATTTCGATTTCATTCACTTGGTGCGAATTCAAATCTATGCAGACAGTTTCTAATTCGGGATGTTCTAAAACCATTACACGGGCTAAGCCCAACAATGGTGCTTGTTGCAGTTGTAAGTTTGTTTTTGTAACTGCTTGGGTATTGCGAGTTACTACCCATAAACGAGGTATTGTTCTCTTGCCATGATGGGAAGAAACTTTCGTTAATGCTTGAGTCAAATGCAACATCCCAGTACATAAACCCATTGCTGTGGTGGGAACATCTGACACCTCAGGCTTTCCATCAAGTCCCCACATATAAACTATGCCAGGGTAAACGGACTGCTGCTCCTGGTTTACTATTGCGGCAATGAGCTTCTGGAAATCCTCTGGTTCAGTAGGGTTAATTTGATAGTGACCGCCATTTAAGGTAGCAAAAGATGACCCTTGGGAAACAAAGATACAGCGATTACCTTGCTGGTTGAGGAGTTCAGCTAAGGCACTGCTTTCTTCTCCCCCATCGCTAAAGATTAGCCAACTACCTGCTTTAGACCTTTTATTATTCTTGGAGATACGGGGCTTTGCTTCCCAAGCAATGGTGTATAACCAATCGTCGGTTTGATTGGCAAATAGAGCAGTTTCATTGGCACGGCTAACCTGTAGGTTAAGCAAATCCGCCACTGCTATTCCGTTCTCATCTACTAAATGTAAATCAAAAGAGGACAGTACACCGGGGCTGGGCTTACTTGACGGATGAACATGACACCAAACACTTGTGCTGGGCTGACGGAATAAATTTAGACGCTCTAAGCCAACTAAGAAATAAGTTTTTGTCTCGCTATCAGGACTATCCCCAAGAGCAGCTGCCAAAAGCTGCAAGCAACCATCTAACAGGAGTGGATGTAAGCTGTCATTTGTATTCAGCTCTATTGTCTCAGGTAATTTAATTTTACCGAGAACTTCTACAGATTCACCTTGAGAACACCACAACTCCTCAATTGTTTGGAAGTTTGACCGATACTCTACTCCCACGTCGCGGAACTTTTGGTAATAATTCTCGATTTCAATCTCTTGGTTAATTTTGTGCTTCAGTTCAGCTAAATCTAGGGAATTTGTTGCTGCTGGAGTTTCTCCAGCTAAAATCAACCCTGATAAATGGCGAGTCCAGGTTTCATTCTCATCCACAGGTTCTGAGTTTTTGAGGCTGAAAATCTCAAAATCATACCCTGATTTATTTGGTGTTACCACTAATTGAACCGAGGTTGTTTTTGTGGCATCCAAAACTAGTGGCTGTTCCATCAATAGGTCACTCACCACTAAGGTTGGGTGATTATCCACCTTTCCTGAGGCAAAGATTTGCGCCCCTGCAGCTAAGACAATCTCAACGTAAGCTGCGGTGGGGAAAACAACCTTCTCGTAGATACGATGGTCAGTTAAATAGGTAGGGAAATTAGGGCTAAGTTGACTTTCAAATACAATTTGCTGCTTCAGCGCTGCACTGCGAATACGTTGTCCTAATAGCGGAGGTCGGTTTTTCTGTGAACCAGATTTCTGGAGAAGATTTCTTGGTTCTTCTTCAATCCAGTAGCGTTCTCGCTGCCAAGGATAAGTGGGTAAGCTAACTGGACTGTAAGTAGAGTTACCATGGAAACCCTCCCAATCGAGCCTCACCCCCTGGACATATAATTGCCCCAAAGCCTTCAGTACCTCTTGCCAATCACTTTGTCCTTGCTGGAGCGTCGGTAACCACATGCCA includes:
- a CDS encoding type I polyketide synthase — translated: MVQTPAKPTTLQLLQALEEASSKLEAVQQAKTEPIAIIGMSCRFPGAKDPESFWHLLSNGVDAIQEVPANRWQIDECYDPDPDAPGKMYSRYGGFLSEVDKFDAHFFGISPREAMSLDPQQRLLLETSFEALENGGQSSEKLFGTATGVFVAISTFDYGMRLSQARSQIDANLGTGTLLSPAAGRLSYSLGLKGASMVVDTACSSSLVATHLAIHSLRNRESDLALVGGVNLLLAPTLSINFSKARMLAPDGRCKTFDANANGYVRSEGCGVVVLKRLSQAIEDGDNILALIRGSAINQDGASGGLTVPSGPSQEAVIRQALKNAGVKPKEVSYIEAHGTGTSLGDPIEANALGSVFGKREEPLIIGSVKTNIGHPEAAAGIASLIKVVLSLQHKQIPPHLHFQQPNPYIDWEQLPLQVPRELRQWSRVNQQRFAGVSSFGFSGTNAHVILAEAPAVELKSKEQTAQLPLHLLTLSAKTKPALEEMLHNYTEHLATHPSLDLADICFTTNTRRTHFPERLAVVADSVAQLREQLLGYQVGVEHHHLLRGSKDEYQPQIAFLFTGQGSQYLGMGRELYETQPIFRQTLNRCQEILGPMGDEGRLLLDILYQSDDHSLLEQTVYTQPVLFALEYALAQMWLSWGVEPTAVMGHSVGEYVAACVAGIFSLEDGLKLMAARGRLMQQLPTNGQMVSLLASVQQVEEALVGNSLVSIAAINGPESVVISGQQEAVSQVVQKLEHQGIKHKRLQVSHAFHSAMMQSMLADFGKVVQEVSFHQPKLNFISNVSGCQERLLPTYTQYWLDHVIKPVRFAAAMETLHRQGLEIFVEIGPNPVLLGMGRHCLPMEYGMWLPTLQQGQSDWQEVLKALGQLYVQGVRLDWEGFHGNSTYSPVSLPTYPWQRERYWIEEEPRNLLQKSGSQKNRPPLLGQRIRSAALKQQIVFESQLSPNFPTYLTDHRIYEKVVFPTAAYVEIVLAAGAQIFASGKVDNHPTLVVSDLLMEQPLVLDATKTTSVQLVVTPNKSGYDFEIFSLKNSEPVDENETWTRHLSGLILAGETPAATNSLDLAELKHKINQEIEIENYYQKFRDVGVEYRSNFQTIEELWCSQGESVEVLGKIKLPETIELNTNDSLHPLLLDGCLQLLAAALGDSPDSETKTYFLVGLERLNLFRQPSTSVWCHVHPSSKPSPGVLSSFDLHLVDENGIAVADLLNLQVSRANETALFANQTDDWLYTIAWEAKPRISKNNKRSKAGSWLIFSDGGEESSALAELLNQQGNRCIFVSQGSSFATLNGGHYQINPTEPEDFQKLIAAIVNQEQQSVYPGIVYMWGLDGKPEVSDVPTTAMGLCTGMLHLTQALTKVSSHHGKRTIPRLWVVTRNTQAVTKTNLQLQQAPLLGLARVMVLEHPELETVCIDLNSHQVNEIEMLLEEILFPEPEEQVAFRDGERYVPRLKRADAKNIAQPAEINSSGRYLITGGLGALGLQVANYLVEQGARHLLLVGRKGAVSKEAQAGVRQLEEKGALVKIIKADISQADSVTTLIAETDIPLRGVVHVAGVLDDGMLRDQTQKRFAKVMAPKVQGAWNLHQLTKEMPLDFFVCFSSMTSVLGTIGQGNYAAANGFMDALCHHRQGLGLPAVSINWGPWSTSGMATRLDANLQSRWDAIGFGMISPNQGMYLFAKLLNSKVPQVGAMPIDWSKYPVESTFFTYLQKTTDQKQAPEQTSVSILEQIKAAEKEQRYELLVTHIQSQVSKVLGYQKKKAFSVKEGFFDLGMSSLTSVELRNNLQNSLGCRLPATLTFDYPTVKKLVDYLMVEFIEEEDEDEIFASEQSFPTDTTVSTFEPLGDSDDAEEIAKQFAAQLGVQWVD